One region of Magnetococcus sp. PR-3 genomic DNA includes:
- a CDS encoding AsmA family protein, with translation MKKLLIGLIGLIVLIIVVLLAIPMFVDPNDHKQTIAEKVREATGRELSLNGDLNLSLFPWAGVTIDSAALGNPMGLGDGQSMVKLNKIDVRMKLMPLLSKQVEVDRIIIDGLEANLIRDKNGRDNWSDLAGGGHKDAADEDKSGHDDKDDHKDDQEHTDALAGLKLGGVEITNAKVTFRDEQGDLLASLSPLNLTTGAVRLGEPVNLSLDAKVSKSSISGAGEAIDAAIQFSGQLKPGADMQSLLMNGMKLAIGTVAKGLPVTKVQTQLSADVAIDLANGTVQVSNNKLAVEATGTPELGMETVRAALSGAIGVHLDPLKVNISGMDLMIQGNGEKLPGGSVDMRLSAHIATDMAAGTVGVSQLHLEGFGQQLKATGGVDVANLNGDPRVAWNLTLDPTSPKDLMAKLGLPPLQTADPNVLTKLAMAMQGKLDMANGGSATVSKLDLTLDDTHFTGNLSAPRLDGTAARFNLKGDKLDLDRYMVASDQKGKTETADTPSTPAAKGDDTVLDQATIDQLRQLDIKGQVVLDSLKAAKGQFEKVTLKVDAAKGLLKLNPFSVNLYKGSLMTTGQIDVRGKTPKMAFKKNLKGVQLGDMLKEMADVDLLTGQADLKLDTTTAGTTMYGLKRQLNGNIKGGVSKGTLQGLNILGQIKSVYAMATGKPAPPAGTKDTSFNDMILDAKIVQGVMRHERLKISSNDMIMQGKGTVDIADEMLDYNMNAKVRNLGKKGQDLTIPVKVKGNWNSPSVKVDQASLAKALAKDKAKELIDKKLGDKAAPVKQILKGFGVKGLF, from the coding sequence ATGAAAAAATTGTTGATTGGCCTAATTGGCCTGATTGTCTTGATCATTGTCGTCCTGTTGGCGATTCCAATGTTTGTGGATCCCAACGATCATAAACAGACCATTGCCGAAAAAGTGCGTGAAGCCACTGGACGGGAATTGAGTTTGAACGGAGATCTTAATCTCTCACTCTTCCCCTGGGCTGGGGTCACCATCGACTCCGCCGCACTGGGTAACCCCATGGGCCTTGGTGATGGCCAGTCCATGGTTAAGCTGAATAAGATCGATGTACGGATGAAGCTCATGCCGCTGCTCTCCAAGCAGGTTGAGGTTGACCGCATCATTATTGATGGACTGGAAGCCAACCTGATTCGGGATAAAAACGGGCGGGATAACTGGAGCGACTTGGCCGGCGGTGGTCATAAAGATGCTGCTGACGAAGATAAGTCCGGCCATGATGATAAGGATGACCATAAGGATGACCAAGAGCATACCGATGCACTGGCCGGTCTTAAGCTGGGTGGGGTGGAGATTACCAACGCTAAAGTCACCTTCCGGGATGAGCAAGGCGACCTTTTGGCCAGCCTGAGCCCTTTGAATCTGACCACCGGTGCCGTGCGTTTGGGTGAGCCGGTTAATTTAAGCCTGGATGCCAAGGTATCCAAAAGCAGTATCAGTGGAGCAGGTGAAGCCATTGATGCCGCCATCCAGTTCAGTGGCCAGTTAAAGCCTGGTGCTGATATGCAGTCACTGCTTATGAATGGGATGAAACTGGCCATCGGGACCGTGGCCAAAGGGCTGCCAGTGACCAAAGTGCAAACCCAATTAAGTGCAGATGTTGCCATTGATCTGGCCAACGGCACAGTGCAGGTTAGCAACAATAAGCTGGCTGTGGAAGCCACAGGTACCCCAGAACTGGGTATGGAAACCGTACGGGCCGCACTGAGTGGTGCCATCGGCGTTCATTTAGATCCTTTGAAAGTGAATATCTCTGGAATGGACCTGATGATCCAAGGCAATGGTGAAAAACTGCCTGGCGGTTCCGTGGATATGCGTCTGTCGGCTCATATTGCCACCGATATGGCAGCGGGTACGGTGGGTGTAAGCCAATTACACCTGGAAGGATTTGGTCAACAACTGAAAGCCACAGGCGGTGTGGATGTTGCCAACCTGAATGGGGATCCCCGTGTGGCGTGGAACCTAACCCTAGACCCCACCTCCCCCAAAGATCTGATGGCTAAATTGGGTCTACCCCCTCTACAAACCGCTGATCCTAATGTGCTCACCAAGTTAGCGATGGCTATGCAGGGCAAACTGGATATGGCCAATGGTGGCTCTGCAACCGTTAGCAAGCTGGATCTTACATTGGATGATACCCACTTTACGGGTAACCTCTCCGCGCCCCGTTTGGATGGTACCGCAGCACGGTTTAACCTAAAGGGAGATAAACTGGATCTGGACCGCTACATGGTTGCCAGTGACCAAAAGGGTAAAACAGAGACTGCGGATACACCCTCCACACCCGCAGCCAAAGGGGATGATACGGTTCTTGATCAAGCCACCATCGATCAACTCCGCCAGTTGGATATCAAAGGCCAAGTGGTCTTGGATAGCTTGAAGGCTGCCAAGGGTCAATTTGAGAAGGTCACCCTTAAAGTAGATGCCGCCAAAGGGTTATTGAAACTCAACCCCTTCTCAGTCAACCTCTATAAAGGTTCTCTCATGACCACCGGTCAGATTGATGTCCGGGGTAAAACGCCTAAAATGGCCTTTAAAAAGAACCTCAAGGGTGTCCAGCTTGGTGACATGCTCAAAGAGATGGCCGATGTGGATCTACTGACCGGCCAGGCTGATTTAAAATTGGATACCACCACCGCAGGTACCACCATGTATGGCTTGAAGCGCCAGTTAAATGGAAACATTAAGGGTGGTGTCTCTAAAGGAACCTTGCAGGGTTTGAACATTTTAGGACAGATCAAATCGGTCTATGCCATGGCCACCGGCAAACCAGCCCCACCTGCTGGAACTAAGGACACCTCCTTCAATGATATGATCTTGGATGCCAAAATTGTTCAAGGGGTCATGCGCCATGAACGGTTGAAGATTAGCTCCAACGACATGATCATGCAGGGCAAAGGTACCGTGGATATTGCCGATGAGATGCTGGATTACAACATGAACGCCAAGGTGCGTAATCTGGGCAAAAAGGGTCAGGACCTGACCATTCCGGTTAAGGTTAAAGGCAACTGGAATAGCCCCAGTGTTAAAGTTGATCAAGCCTCTCTGGCCAAAGCTTTGGCTAAAGATAAAGCCAAAGAGCTGATTGATAAAAAGTTGGGGGACAAAGCGGCACCCGTTAAGCAAATCTTGAAAGGCTTTGGGGTTAAAGGGCTCTTCTAA
- the lapB gene encoding lipopolysaccharide assembly protein LapB has product MTFSFLVEWAPWIALGLILFGIGYRVGQHAPVEDPEEIARRRDAAFTYRGLNFLLNDEPDKAIEAFSQAVRVNSETVEVYLSLANLFLKQGELGRAIRMHQNLLERPNLSRETRIAALYGLGEDYRKSGFVDRAIHSYHQTLEEDPGHLKALSALMNLHENENRWDKALEILERLQKVTGDPDPRRDAHLRVQIGREQLRHDVAPPSPDEATRNLEQAIESHPGCVEARRIMAEKALKDGNPEQAVTLLKELRHTRPGHMFLLVDVLRRSYDALEDLSGFESCMDEAAHAQSASPQLIVQWSIWLEAEQRLEDVDTLMKMGLERRGDSAVLARWYVAFLVRQGQFEQALEVAQQSLDGMVGRQPNFRCTHCGFESHEIYWKCPQCHQWDEMEPL; this is encoded by the coding sequence ATGACGTTCTCCTTTCTTGTTGAGTGGGCACCCTGGATTGCACTGGGGCTGATTCTATTTGGAATCGGCTACCGGGTGGGTCAGCATGCTCCTGTGGAAGATCCTGAGGAGATCGCACGACGCCGGGATGCCGCCTTTACCTACCGTGGTTTAAATTTCCTCTTAAACGATGAGCCGGATAAAGCGATTGAGGCTTTTAGTCAGGCTGTTCGTGTTAATTCTGAAACCGTGGAAGTGTACCTCTCCTTAGCCAACCTGTTTTTAAAACAGGGGGAGCTAGGTCGGGCCATTCGCATGCACCAAAACCTGCTGGAACGCCCTAACCTAAGCCGGGAGACCCGCATTGCGGCTCTATATGGTTTGGGTGAGGATTATCGCAAGAGTGGTTTTGTAGATCGTGCGATCCATAGCTACCATCAAACATTGGAAGAAGATCCAGGGCATTTAAAAGCTTTGAGTGCTTTGATGAATTTGCATGAAAACGAAAATCGATGGGATAAAGCACTAGAGATTTTAGAACGTCTGCAAAAGGTTACTGGTGATCCTGACCCAAGACGGGATGCCCATTTACGGGTCCAGATCGGGCGGGAGCAGCTACGCCATGATGTGGCCCCCCCCTCCCCCGATGAAGCCACCCGAAATTTAGAACAGGCCATTGAATCCCACCCCGGTTGCGTAGAGGCCCGCCGTATTATGGCGGAGAAAGCCTTAAAGGATGGGAACCCTGAACAGGCGGTTACTCTCCTTAAGGAGCTGCGTCATACACGGCCTGGCCATATGTTTCTACTGGTGGATGTTCTACGACGTTCCTACGATGCTCTGGAAGATCTAAGTGGTTTTGAATCCTGTATGGATGAAGCCGCCCATGCACAGAGTGCTTCACCACAACTGATCGTCCAGTGGAGTATTTGGTTGGAGGCTGAGCAACGGTTGGAAGATGTCGACACCTTAATGAAGATGGGTCTTGAACGCCGTGGGGATTCCGCCGTTTTAGCACGATGGTATGTGGCCTTTTTGGTGCGTCAGGGCCAGTTTGAACAGGCTTTGGAAGTGGCCCAACAGAGTTTGGATGGCATGGTTGGTCGGCAACCCAACTTTCGTTGCACCCACTGTGGGTTTGAGAGCCATGAGATCTATTGGAAGTGCCCCCAGTGTCACCAATGGGATGAGATGGAGCCCCTTTAA
- a CDS encoding nucleoside recognition domain-containing protein gives MNGIFIALVFIAFGMAAFNTLTGDTTAMQQLSTAMVDAAKGSVELALGLVGVMALFLGLMKIVEKGGLLTLLAKLIRPLMIRLFPEVPADHPAMGAMILNLSANALGLGNAATPFGIRAMQALDSLNPHKGTATNSMALFLAINTSSVTLLPTGVITLRAAAGSMDPAAILPTTLFATICSTTVAILAARSYQRFFPAPSVTSQTSENTSIDHSLSDEQKDILQKTASGSSAMASYLFLAVILCLVPVTILYGKAISPWVMPGLMVAMLSFGLFRGVKVYEAFVEGAKEGFDVALKIIPYLVAILVAVGMFRASGAMDLLIGLLSPFTSWIGLPAEALPMALLRPLSGSGAYGIVADTIQNPAIGPDGYVGMLVSTLQGSTETTFYVLAVYFGAVQVKRVRHALATALTADLAGILAAVFICSILFA, from the coding sequence ATGAATGGAATTTTTATTGCCCTGGTCTTTATTGCATTTGGCATGGCGGCCTTTAACACCCTGACGGGTGATACCACAGCCATGCAACAGCTCTCCACCGCCATGGTGGATGCCGCCAAAGGATCGGTGGAACTGGCCTTGGGTCTGGTTGGTGTCATGGCCCTCTTTTTAGGATTGATGAAGATTGTGGAAAAAGGGGGGTTACTGACCCTACTGGCCAAGCTGATTCGTCCCTTAATGATTCGCCTGTTTCCTGAGGTCCCAGCGGACCATCCTGCCATGGGCGCCATGATCCTTAACCTTTCAGCCAATGCCCTTGGCTTAGGTAATGCGGCGACCCCCTTTGGTATCCGTGCCATGCAAGCCCTGGATAGTCTTAACCCCCATAAGGGAACAGCCACCAACAGTATGGCCCTGTTTCTGGCCATTAATACCAGCTCGGTAACCCTGCTCCCAACCGGTGTGATTACCCTTAGAGCGGCAGCCGGTAGTATGGACCCTGCTGCTATTCTACCCACCACCTTATTTGCCACCATTTGTTCAACAACCGTGGCCATTTTAGCTGCGCGTTCGTATCAACGGTTCTTCCCCGCACCCTCGGTTACTTCACAAACGTCTGAAAATACATCTATAGATCATTCTTTAAGTGATGAACAAAAGGATATTTTGCAAAAGACCGCCTCTGGTAGCTCTGCCATGGCCTCCTACCTCTTTTTGGCGGTTATCCTCTGTCTGGTTCCTGTAACCATTCTCTATGGAAAAGCCATCTCCCCCTGGGTTATGCCTGGTTTGATGGTCGCCATGCTCAGTTTTGGTCTGTTCCGTGGTGTTAAAGTGTACGAAGCTTTTGTAGAAGGGGCCAAAGAGGGTTTTGATGTTGCGCTGAAAATTATCCCTTATCTGGTTGCCATTTTGGTGGCTGTTGGTATGTTCCGGGCCAGTGGTGCTATGGATCTGTTAATTGGCCTACTCTCCCCCTTTACCAGTTGGATTGGGTTACCGGCTGAAGCCCTACCCATGGCTCTGTTACGCCCACTCTCAGGCTCAGGTGCCTATGGTATTGTGGCGGATACCATTCAAAACCCTGCCATTGGGCCTGACGGCTATGTGGGTATGCTGGTTAGTACCTTGCAAGGTTCTACAGAAACCACCTTTTATGTCCTGGCCGTCTATTTTGGTGCCGTACAGGTTAAGCGGGTACGCCATGCGTTAGCGACCGCTTTAACCGCTGATCTGGCGGGTATTTTAGCGGCCGTCTTTATTTGCAGTATCCTGTTTGCTTAA
- a CDS encoding PilZ domain-containing protein: protein MSSVTLSKYLLMEKQIEVPKERRTPRDGFSGGRREKPRFVCSDKMTIHLDGEEQIMVTEVENISFSGVPDPIADGIFIPFETIPPQFQLGKRGTIEMTLADVDFICPCEVVRLRETGVALRLLKQKHKKLNHDLTA from the coding sequence ATGTCATCCGTTACGTTAAGTAAATATCTCTTGATGGAAAAGCAGATTGAAGTTCCTAAGGAACGTCGAACACCCCGAGATGGTTTTTCGGGTGGGCGCCGGGAAAAACCCCGCTTTGTCTGTAGTGATAAGATGACCATTCACCTGGATGGTGAAGAACAGATCATGGTAACCGAGGTCGAGAACATCAGCTTCTCTGGCGTGCCAGACCCTATTGCTGATGGTATCTTTATCCCCTTTGAAACCATCCCCCCCCAGTTTCAACTGGGTAAGCGCGGCACCATTGAAATGACCCTGGCGGATGTGGACTTTATCTGTCCATGTGAAGTGGTGCGTCTACGGGAAACAGGTGTTGCGCTACGCCTGCTCAAACAAAAACACAAAAAACTGAACCATGATCTAACCGCTTAA
- a CDS encoding STAS domain-containing protein, with the protein MIKVWSEKGEIHIHMDEALNAKSQIPFLKAIEAQPQGEPMMFHMEKMPYIDSSGLASLLQLRDHAQGFQNVILCDPSDSVFHTLKIANFHRLYPIRHASHTAETDIHAPIKEMRGGRVMA; encoded by the coding sequence ATGATCAAAGTATGGAGCGAAAAGGGTGAAATCCATATTCATATGGATGAAGCGCTCAATGCAAAAAGCCAAATCCCTTTTCTTAAGGCCATTGAGGCTCAACCACAAGGTGAGCCTATGATGTTCCATATGGAAAAAATGCCCTATATTGACAGTTCTGGGCTGGCCTCTTTGCTGCAGCTGCGCGATCATGCCCAGGGGTTTCAAAATGTTATCCTATGTGATCCTTCCGACAGTGTGTTCCACACTTTAAAAATCGCCAATTTTCATCGCCTGTATCCCATTCGTCATGCAAGCCATACTGCTGAAACCGATATCCATGCCCCCATTAAAGAGATGCGTGGTGGGCGGGTCATGGCCTAA
- a CDS encoding MaoC/PaaZ C-terminal domain-containing protein, whose product MNFTQDHQQAFAQLSGDYNPMHVDTIAARRTPFGQVVVHGMHLVFVLLEDLAQQGKLPPLAAIEAHFSQPVFIQDPVRVAPMVQEGERLKLQLVDDGGPRMSLWITPGDHGSDPLPHAPAHVSMPQQPLFNQCKDQTGSVPLPVDQPQLQALFPALGVYHDPQALAVLLGLTQLVGMVCPGLHSLFSGFKLQRQAQATHSTQLRYRVKRASSPRAPIKMEVEGGVMQGAVQAFFRPPPVEQPSAQAMVERYGHQAYVGTHALVLGGARGLGEVAAKLIAAGGGQVTITYAHGQEDAQRVAQEITQAGGCCDLLKWDVCHPPQDLNPHYSHLYYFATPPIGRGVAHGLVDAQRLAYFEQFYVHGFLQTLERLVRTDGEPLQVFYPSTIYVTDVPKGLVEYAMAKGAGEALCHYLNQHDKRFHIQLPRLPKLHTDQNMSLLGPAPQPPLEVIQPWVATMHGL is encoded by the coding sequence ATGAATTTTACACAGGATCATCAACAGGCTTTTGCTCAGCTTTCCGGGGATTACAACCCCATGCATGTAGACACCATTGCTGCCAGACGGACCCCTTTTGGTCAAGTGGTGGTGCATGGTATGCATCTGGTTTTTGTTCTGTTGGAAGATCTGGCCCAGCAGGGCAAGCTACCCCCATTGGCTGCCATTGAAGCTCATTTTTCCCAACCGGTTTTTATACAGGATCCGGTTCGTGTTGCGCCCATGGTGCAAGAAGGAGAACGGCTTAAGCTGCAACTGGTGGATGATGGTGGGCCACGGATGAGTTTATGGATCACACCGGGTGATCACGGGTCCGATCCTTTACCTCACGCCCCTGCGCATGTCTCTATGCCGCAGCAACCTCTTTTTAACCAGTGTAAAGACCAGACCGGCTCCGTACCGTTACCGGTGGATCAACCTCAGTTACAGGCACTTTTTCCTGCATTGGGTGTGTACCATGACCCGCAAGCTTTGGCGGTGCTGTTGGGCTTAACCCAACTGGTTGGTATGGTCTGCCCAGGGCTGCACTCCCTCTTTTCCGGGTTTAAACTGCAACGCCAAGCGCAAGCAACCCATTCAACACAGTTGCGCTACCGGGTCAAACGGGCCAGCTCTCCTCGAGCACCCATTAAAATGGAAGTTGAAGGTGGCGTGATGCAGGGAGCGGTTCAGGCCTTTTTCCGACCCCCACCTGTCGAACAGCCCTCTGCACAAGCCATGGTGGAACGTTATGGTCATCAAGCCTATGTCGGTACACATGCTCTTGTGCTTGGTGGCGCCCGTGGTTTGGGTGAGGTCGCAGCCAAGTTGATTGCGGCTGGAGGAGGGCAGGTGACCATTACCTATGCCCATGGTCAAGAAGATGCCCAGCGTGTGGCCCAGGAGATCACCCAAGCGGGTGGATGTTGTGATCTCTTAAAATGGGATGTGTGTCACCCCCCCCAAGATCTAAACCCGCACTACAGCCATCTCTACTATTTTGCCACACCCCCAATTGGTCGTGGTGTGGCACATGGTTTGGTGGATGCTCAGCGCTTGGCCTATTTTGAGCAGTTTTATGTACACGGTTTTTTACAAACGTTAGAGCGTTTGGTCCGTACAGATGGTGAACCGTTACAGGTTTTTTATCCTTCTACCATCTATGTGACCGATGTACCCAAAGGCTTGGTTGAGTACGCCATGGCCAAAGGGGCGGGGGAAGCACTGTGTCACTACCTGAATCAACACGATAAACGGTTTCATATCCAACTGCCGCGTTTACCCAAGTTACATACGGATCAGAATATGAGTTTGTTAGGTCCGGCCCCCCAACCACCCTTAGAGGTGATACAGCCCTGGGTTGCGACCATGCATGGTCTCTAG
- a CDS encoding HAD-IIIC family phosphatase, whose amino-acid sequence MSKTALTLISDFNTSVLARLLNHGQNQNCMEAKLTPFGQVYQTLAAAPEQGDALVMVWCRPEGVLPSFADGLDFEPVDEAALEKEVNRFAQLLLNHAAQVKHLFVASWVMPPAERGYGMLDWRPGIGLRYMLSKANLQLADRLAKAPNIHLLDAQSWLQVAGPKAASPRMGYATKTPYGNGVLEAAAKDILAAVDGLQGAARRLVLVDLDDTMWGGIIGETGWEGIRLGGHDHAGEAFQDFQRALKGLIKRGILVGVVSKNTEEVALAAFDNHPEMVLKKTDLAGWRINWMDKAQNVADLTKEINLGLKSVVFIDDNPAERGRVREALPEVLVPEWPKQPTEYATFLRAMDCFEIPALSGEDRKRAEMIRAERARQEAKEDVGSHGDWLGTLDMQVVLSPITKANLPRIEQLFNKTNQMNMATRRLSEQEISQWAEHTDHHLLAASVSDRFGASGLTGIMAVALEGEQAVLTDLILSCRVMGRQIEHLLMAQAVAWATAQGAKQLVARYLPTPRNAPCLTYLRHSGLVEISEHLFSWDCHQPYPQPAHLSVEVQPHAQG is encoded by the coding sequence ATGTCCAAGACAGCTCTGACGCTTATCAGTGACTTTAACACCAGCGTCCTGGCCCGATTGCTGAACCACGGCCAAAACCAAAACTGTATGGAAGCCAAACTCACCCCCTTTGGCCAAGTGTATCAAACCTTAGCGGCAGCCCCGGAACAAGGGGATGCGTTGGTGATGGTTTGGTGCCGCCCAGAAGGGGTGTTGCCCAGCTTTGCCGATGGTTTGGATTTTGAGCCGGTTGATGAAGCCGCTTTGGAAAAAGAGGTCAATCGCTTTGCCCAGTTGCTTCTAAACCATGCAGCCCAGGTTAAACACCTGTTTGTAGCCAGTTGGGTGATGCCCCCTGCAGAGCGGGGGTACGGCATGTTGGATTGGAGACCAGGTATCGGGTTGCGATATATGCTGAGCAAGGCCAATCTACAACTTGCAGATCGTTTGGCCAAAGCCCCCAATATTCATCTTCTAGATGCCCAATCCTGGTTACAGGTGGCGGGCCCCAAGGCGGCTTCTCCCCGCATGGGTTATGCCACCAAAACCCCCTATGGCAATGGTGTGCTGGAAGCCGCGGCTAAGGATATTCTCGCGGCTGTGGATGGCCTGCAAGGGGCCGCTAGGCGACTGGTCTTGGTGGATCTGGATGATACCATGTGGGGCGGGATCATTGGGGAAACTGGCTGGGAGGGCATTCGGCTGGGGGGGCATGATCATGCGGGAGAAGCTTTTCAGGATTTTCAACGGGCTTTAAAGGGTTTGATTAAACGGGGCATCCTGGTAGGGGTTGTGAGCAAAAATACTGAAGAGGTGGCCCTGGCAGCGTTCGATAACCACCCGGAGATGGTGCTGAAAAAAACGGATCTGGCTGGTTGGCGTATAAACTGGATGGATAAAGCCCAAAATGTGGCGGATTTGACCAAGGAGATCAATCTGGGTCTTAAATCGGTGGTGTTTATTGATGATAACCCCGCTGAACGTGGCCGGGTGCGGGAAGCTTTACCTGAGGTACTGGTACCCGAGTGGCCCAAACAGCCCACAGAGTATGCCACTTTTTTGCGGGCTATGGACTGTTTTGAAATACCTGCGTTAAGTGGTGAAGACCGCAAACGGGCTGAGATGATCCGGGCTGAACGGGCCCGACAGGAAGCTAAAGAGGATGTGGGCTCCCATGGTGACTGGTTAGGCACCTTGGATATGCAGGTGGTATTAAGCCCTATCACCAAAGCCAATTTGCCCCGTATTGAGCAGCTCTTTAACAAAACCAACCAAATGAACATGGCCACGCGCCGTCTTTCCGAACAGGAGATCAGCCAGTGGGCTGAACATACGGATCACCATCTGTTGGCGGCATCGGTTTCCGACCGTTTTGGGGCATCTGGCCTGACCGGTATTATGGCGGTTGCCCTAGAAGGTGAGCAGGCGGTGTTGACCGATCTGATCCTCAGTTGTCGGGTTATGGGGCGTCAGATTGAGCACCTGTTAATGGCCCAAGCGGTAGCCTGGGCTACTGCTCAGGGCGCCAAACAGCTGGTGGCCCGCTATCTGCCCACCCCCCGTAATGCCCCCTGTTTAACCTATCTTCGTCACTCTGGTTTGGTGGAAATATCCGAGCATCTTTTTAGCTGGGACTGTCATCAACCCTATCCCCAACCCGCCCATTTGTCCGTAGAGGTACAACCCCATGCCCAAGGTTGA